A part of Olleya sp. Bg11-27 genomic DNA contains:
- a CDS encoding OmpA family protein, with amino-acid sequence MIKRLSVIIALLVFQVGLAQKTRADRFFEKGDYLNAAKYYEAELGKERHKNALQNVATSYYNTFQYKKASIYLKQLVKGQFGEKDKSYDNQFNFKLYQVLSALGDYETALYYLRLYKENESVSIDKVELIDTIEAFKLKTPDYTVKKTQFNSEASDFGAVRLRDSVYFVSDRSTKQLLSKTYKWTHKPFLDIYATKVNDKNDTLGLANAITKTINSKLHEGNFCFSNDGNTLYVSRSNTADGKKEFSEDNNNNIHIYKTIKVDGKWQKLEKLPFNINGFSFQHPALSPDGKRLYFSSDIEGGFGSFDLYYVTLNVDDTTSDPINLGNVINTQNREHFPFISQKGNLFFASNGHVGLGFLDNFVSENRDGEFTVPVNLGAPINSQYDDFNLNYYNESEGFFASNRNKLDDNIFQFKQIGEIFIREYINTFEVRDFETKAYIPNANVVLLDKKENQIYSNTLGDSAVFNSNLLVGKYQFQADSEGYYSGSILVITKEQEDQKHVLYLKQIPPPEPIVVVPVVVQPIDPIEAVIIEKKIDKKLKSEDPKRFEMLTDLEGPPIVEKDGKLFFQLEPIYFDFGMWSITSDSKLVLDELASKLERYPNIHLKISAHTDSRGTVRYNQILSERRAESTRNYLALESYINARRLLFEGFGELSPIVPCPMLDCTEDEHQLNRRSEFEIVKY; translated from the coding sequence ATGATAAAAAGATTAAGTGTTATTATAGCTCTATTGGTTTTTCAAGTGGGTTTAGCTCAAAAAACAAGAGCTGATCGGTTTTTTGAAAAAGGAGATTATTTAAATGCTGCAAAATATTACGAAGCAGAATTAGGTAAAGAACGTCATAAAAATGCATTACAGAATGTAGCTACTTCATACTACAATACCTTTCAGTATAAAAAAGCGTCTATTTATTTAAAACAACTTGTAAAAGGACAGTTTGGAGAGAAAGATAAAAGTTACGATAATCAGTTTAATTTTAAATTATATCAAGTCTTATCTGCTTTAGGAGATTATGAAACAGCATTATATTATTTAAGATTATATAAAGAAAATGAGTCTGTAAGTATTGATAAAGTAGAGTTAATAGATACTATCGAGGCCTTTAAATTAAAGACACCGGATTATACGGTTAAGAAGACACAGTTTAACTCTGAGGCTTCAGATTTTGGAGCAGTACGATTAAGAGATAGTGTTTATTTTGTTTCAGATAGATCGACTAAGCAACTGTTATCAAAAACTTATAAATGGACTCATAAGCCATTTTTAGATATTTACGCCACTAAAGTAAATGATAAAAATGATACGTTAGGATTGGCGAATGCAATAACAAAAACTATAAATTCTAAATTACACGAAGGTAATTTTTGCTTTAGTAACGATGGTAATACTTTATATGTGTCAAGAAGTAATACTGCAGATGGTAAAAAAGAATTTAGCGAAGATAATAACAACAATATCCATATTTATAAAACGATAAAAGTGGATGGTAAATGGCAAAAATTAGAGAAGTTACCATTTAATATAAACGGTTTTTCATTTCAACATCCTGCTTTAAGCCCAGACGGTAAACGTCTTTATTTTTCTTCCGATATTGAAGGTGGTTTTGGTAGCTTTGATTTGTACTATGTTACTTTAAACGTTGATGACACAACTAGTGACCCGATAAATTTGGGTAATGTTATTAATACTCAGAATAGAGAACATTTTCCATTTATTTCTCAAAAAGGGAATTTATTTTTTGCATCAAATGGACATGTTGGTTTAGGATTTCTAGATAATTTTGTTTCTGAAAATAGGGATGGTGAATTTACAGTGCCTGTTAATTTAGGAGCGCCTATTAATTCGCAATATGATGACTTCAATCTTAACTATTACAATGAAAGTGAAGGTTTTTTTGCCTCTAATCGTAATAAATTAGATGATAATATTTTTCAGTTTAAACAAATTGGAGAAATTTTTATTAGAGAGTATATCAACACTTTTGAAGTTAGGGATTTTGAAACTAAAGCATATATACCTAATGCTAATGTTGTGTTGTTAGATAAAAAAGAAAATCAAATTTATTCAAACACTTTAGGCGATTCAGCCGTCTTTAATAGTAATTTATTAGTTGGTAAGTATCAGTTTCAAGCAGATAGTGAAGGGTATTACTCAGGAAGTATTCTAGTGATTACAAAAGAACAAGAAGATCAAAAGCATGTCCTGTATTTAAAACAAATACCACCACCAGAACCTATCGTTGTAGTTCCTGTGGTTGTACAGCCAATAGATCCTATTGAAGCTGTTATTATAGAAAAGAAAATTGATAAAAAACTTAAAAGTGAAGACCCTAAGCGTTTTGAAATGCTAACCGATCTAGAAGGGCCACCAATTGTTGAAAAAGATGGTAAATTATTCTTTCAGTTAGAACCAATATATTTTGATTTTGGTATGTGGAGTATCACTTCTGATTCAAAATTGGTTTTAGATGAATTAGCTTCTAAATTAGAACGTTATCCAAATATTCATTTGAAAATAAGTGCCCATACAGATAGTCGTGGAACTGTAAGATATAATCAGATTTTGTCAGAGAGACGTGCGGAATCTACCCGTAATTATTTAGCATTAGAGAGTTATATAAATGCACGACGCTTACTGTTTGAAGGTTTTGGAGAATTGTCACCAATAGTACCATGCCCAATGCTAGATTGTACGGAAGACGAACATCAATTGAATAGACGAAGTGAGTTTGAAATTGTCAAGTATTAA
- a CDS encoding RNA polymerase sigma factor, producing MKVVTLFNNETKLIKKAAKNNREAQHVLFEMHAPKMLSVCRYYVKDLQHAEEVMLNGFFKVFTNLKSFKGEGSFEGWIRRIMVRESISFLRQKKTIQFVEDDYQHVEIQDESSQQYDAAQLQELIDNLPEGYKMVFVMYAIEGYKHAEIAKLLNISEGTSKSQLFKARKLLQNNIKILNTKEYATK from the coding sequence GTGAAAGTCGTAACCTTATTTAATAACGAAACCAAGCTTATAAAAAAAGCAGCTAAAAATAATCGTGAAGCCCAACACGTATTGTTTGAAATGCATGCGCCTAAAATGTTAAGTGTCTGTCGTTATTATGTGAAAGATTTACAACATGCTGAAGAGGTCATGCTTAATGGATTTTTTAAAGTTTTTACTAATTTAAAATCTTTTAAGGGGGAAGGTAGTTTTGAAGGTTGGATTAGGCGTATCATGGTTAGGGAGTCTATTTCATTTTTACGTCAGAAAAAAACAATTCAATTTGTAGAGGACGATTATCAACATGTCGAAATTCAAGACGAAAGCTCTCAGCAATACGATGCCGCACAATTGCAAGAGTTGATAGATAATTTACCAGAAGGTTACAAAATGGTTTTTGTAATGTATGCCATAGAAGGTTATAAGCATGCGGAGATAGCTAAGCTTTTAAATATAAGTGAAGGGACATCAAAATCTCAATTATTTAAAGCACGAAAACTATTACAAAATAATATTAAGATACTTAATACCAAGGAATATGCCACCAAATAA
- a CDS encoding arginine decarboxylase produces MNTKYIDLISQTFDFPQPEFKLEDKTLQFHDIDLMELVEEYGAPLKFTYLPQISNNIQRAKTWFRDAIKKHDYKGNYNYCYCTKSSHFKHVLNEALKNDIHIETSSAFDIDIVENLKKEGKITDETFIISNGFKRDQYVSNIARLINNGQKNCIPIIDNYEEIDLLSEQIEGNFKVGIRIASEEEPKFEFYTSRLGIGYKNIIPFYKNQIKSNPKVELKMLHFFINTGIRDNAYYWNELLKCLKVYTSLKKVCPSLDSLNIGGGFPIKNSLAFDFDYEYMIDEIINQIKQTCEEEEVDVPNIFTEFGSFTVGESGGAIYEVLYQKQQNDREKWNMINSSFITTLPDTWAINKRFVMLAINRWHDSYERVLLGGLTCDSDDYYNSEQHMNAIYLPKYNKDKPLYIGFFNTGAYQETIGGFGGLQHCLIPSPKHILIDRDEDGNITKTLFSEQQKSEDLLKILGYAN; encoded by the coding sequence ATGAACACAAAGTACATAGACTTAATCAGTCAAACTTTTGATTTTCCTCAACCAGAATTTAAGTTAGAGGACAAGACATTACAATTTCATGATATCGATTTAATGGAGTTAGTCGAAGAGTATGGAGCACCTTTAAAATTTACATACTTACCACAAATTTCTAACAATATACAACGTGCTAAAACATGGTTTAGAGATGCTATAAAAAAGCACGATTACAAAGGGAACTACAACTACTGTTATTGCACAAAAAGCTCGCATTTTAAACATGTTTTGAATGAAGCTTTAAAAAATGATATTCATATTGAGACATCATCAGCTTTTGATATTGATATTGTTGAAAATCTTAAAAAAGAGGGTAAGATAACTGACGAAACATTTATAATCAGTAATGGATTTAAACGTGATCAATATGTTTCAAACATTGCTAGATTAATTAATAACGGACAAAAAAACTGTATTCCAATTATTGATAACTACGAAGAAATAGATTTACTTTCTGAGCAAATTGAAGGTAACTTTAAAGTAGGTATTAGAATTGCATCAGAGGAAGAGCCTAAGTTTGAGTTTTATACTTCAAGACTAGGGATTGGGTATAAGAACATCATTCCGTTTTATAAAAATCAAATAAAGTCTAATCCTAAAGTAGAGCTTAAAATGCTTCACTTTTTTATCAATACAGGAATTAGAGACAATGCCTATTACTGGAATGAGCTTTTAAAATGTTTAAAAGTATACACAAGTCTAAAAAAGGTTTGTCCTAGCTTAGATAGTTTAAATATTGGAGGTGGATTTCCTATTAAAAACTCGTTAGCATTTGATTTTGATTACGAATACATGATTGACGAAATCATCAATCAAATCAAACAAACGTGTGAAGAGGAAGAAGTCGATGTGCCAAACATTTTTACAGAATTTGGAAGTTTTACAGTAGGGGAAAGTGGCGGCGCTATTTACGAAGTGTTGTATCAAAAACAACAAAATGATCGTGAAAAGTGGAACATGATAAACTCTTCTTTTATTACAACATTACCAGATACTTGGGCGATTAATAAACGTTTTGTAATGTTAGCAATTAACCGTTGGCATGACTCTTATGAGCGTGTTTTACTGGGAGGGTTAACCTGTGATAGTGACGATTATTATAACAGTGAGCAGCACATGAACGCTATTTATTTACCAAAATACAACAAAGACAAACCATTGTATATAGGCTTTTTTAATACAGGAGCATATCAAGAAACAATAGGTGGTTTTGGAGGATTACAACACTGTTTAATACCGTCTCCAAAACATATTTTAATAGATAGAGATGAAGATGGAAACATCACAAAAACATTATTTTCCGAACAACAAAAAAGTGAAGACTTACTTAAAATTTTAGGCTATGCAAACTAA
- the speB gene encoding agmatinase: MQTKTYAGIPEELAKLEKAKIVLIPVPYDGTSTWQKGADKGPEAFLDASENMELYDIETGTEVYNQGVYLADAVTENSSPEAMVDAVHQATKKYIKKNKFVTIFGGEHSISIGTIRAFNEMFPSLTVLQLDAHADLRKEYEGTTCNHACALYEASQTTNLIQVGIRSMDAIETTVMDKEKTYFAHEMALDDTWVDSAIDQMTDNVFITIDLDAFDPSIMPSTGTPEPGGLLWYETLEFLKQVFEEKNVVGFDIVELCPNKVDKSSDFLAAKLYYKMLSYKFLNQGTEDDYDNTYEKDTQKNNTSKFNEDDEY; this comes from the coding sequence ATGCAAACTAAAACTTATGCTGGAATTCCAGAAGAATTGGCAAAATTAGAAAAAGCAAAAATCGTGTTAATTCCAGTGCCGTATGATGGTACTAGTACATGGCAAAAAGGGGCAGATAAAGGTCCTGAGGCTTTTTTAGATGCATCAGAAAACATGGAACTTTATGATATCGAAACCGGTACAGAAGTTTATAATCAAGGGGTGTATTTAGCGGATGCTGTGACTGAGAATAGCTCACCAGAAGCTATGGTGGATGCAGTACATCAGGCGACTAAAAAATATATTAAAAAAAATAAGTTTGTTACTATTTTTGGAGGAGAACATTCTATATCTATTGGTACAATACGTGCCTTTAACGAGATGTTTCCAAGCTTAACAGTATTGCAATTAGATGCACATGCGGATTTGCGTAAAGAGTATGAAGGTACGACCTGTAACCATGCCTGTGCATTATATGAAGCAAGTCAAACGACTAACTTGATTCAAGTTGGAATACGCTCTATGGATGCTATTGAAACGACGGTAATGGACAAGGAAAAAACATACTTTGCTCATGAGATGGCGCTAGATGATACATGGGTGGATAGTGCAATTGATCAGATGACGGATAATGTATTTATCACAATAGATTTAGATGCCTTTGATCCTTCAATTATGCCAAGCACTGGTACGCCAGAGCCGGGTGGTTTATTATGGTACGAAACTTTAGAGTTTTTAAAGCAAGTATTTGAAGAAAAAAACGTAGTTGGATTTGATATTGTTGAATTATGTCCAAATAAAGTGGATAAATCTTCAGACTTTTTAGCGGCTAAATTGTATTATAAAATGTTAAGCTATAAGTTTTTAAATCAAGGCACAGAGGACGATTACGACAACACATACGAGAAAGATACACAAAAAAATAACACTTCTAAATTCAACGAAGACGATGAGTACTAA
- a CDS encoding deoxyhypusine synthase family protein — protein sequence MSTKGPVSQFIEHHYLHFNAAALVDAAKGYETQLDNGAKMLVSLAGAMSTAELGKSFAEMIRQDKVHIISCTGANLEEDIMNLVAHSHYKRVPNYRDLTPQEEWDLLEKGLNRVTDTCIPEHEAFRRLQHHIEKIWKDAEANGERFLPHEYMYKMLLSGVLEEYYEIDLKDSWMYAAAEKNLPIVCPGWEDSTMGNIFASYVLKGELKASTMKSGIEYMTFLADWYTENSQNGIGFFQIGGGIAGDFPICVVPMLYQDMERTDTPFWSYFCQISDSTTSYGSYSGAVPNEKITWGKLDIDTPKFIVESDATIVAPLIFAYILGL from the coding sequence ATGAGTACTAAAGGACCAGTTTCACAATTTATAGAACACCATTACTTACATTTTAACGCAGCAGCTTTAGTAGATGCAGCAAAAGGATACGAAACACAATTAGACAATGGTGCTAAAATGTTAGTCTCTCTTGCTGGTGCTATGAGTACAGCAGAGCTTGGTAAAAGTTTTGCGGAAATGATTCGTCAAGATAAAGTGCATATTATTTCATGTACTGGAGCAAACTTGGAAGAGGATATCATGAATTTGGTAGCGCATTCACACTACAAGCGTGTGCCTAACTATCGTGATTTAACACCTCAAGAAGAATGGGATTTATTAGAAAAAGGACTTAACCGTGTAACAGATACTTGTATTCCTGAGCACGAAGCGTTTAGACGTTTACAACACCATATTGAAAAAATATGGAAAGACGCTGAGGCTAATGGAGAACGTTTTTTACCACATGAATACATGTACAAAATGTTATTGTCAGGGGTTTTAGAAGAGTATTATGAAATTGATTTAAAAGACTCTTGGATGTATGCTGCAGCAGAAAAAAACTTGCCAATAGTTTGCCCAGGTTGGGAAGACAGTACTATGGGGAATATTTTTGCAAGTTATGTTTTAAAAGGAGAGCTTAAGGCTAGTACCATGAAATCGGGTATCGAGTACATGACGTTTTTAGCAGATTGGTATACTGAAAACTCTCAAAACGGAATCGGGTTTTTTCAAATTGGAGGAGGTATCGCAGGAGATTTTCCAATATGTGTAGTGCCAATGTTATATCAAGATATGGAGCGTACAGACACACCATTTTGGAGCTATTTTTGTCAAATAAGTGACTCTACAACTAGTTATGGATCATATTCTGGAGCTGTACCTAACGAGAAAATTACTTGGGGAAAACTCGATATTGATACACCAAAATTTATTGTGGAGAGTGATGCGACCATAGTTGCTCCACTTATATTTGCATATATATTAGGATTATAA
- a CDS encoding RMD1 family protein, whose translation MYTVVAYQVASTINIKQCKQQLSWQLLFNDSDELYYKCDDNAFVYIFQYGIVSFFNMTTQSINEVLTSMEPFSNNYLSEKLSEEVKVLIQPNSLKVDFNHIELPELNDDMVRLVMLNVSQSVALDRYSEITYDLLEQTNKHTLYLEQKGKLDISGNKLKRFIGRTLNIKNRISENLYIFDSPDSTWENEQLNQLNQDLKQTFDLKDRYRLIHDRIEIIKENLELFKDIMDHKESSRLEWIIIILIVIEVFDMFLTKLM comes from the coding sequence ATGTATACTGTAGTTGCCTATCAGGTAGCTAGTACTATCAACATAAAACAATGTAAACAACAACTGTCTTGGCAGTTGTTGTTTAATGATAGTGACGAGCTGTATTACAAATGCGACGATAATGCGTTTGTGTACATTTTTCAATATGGAATAGTAAGCTTTTTTAATATGACCACTCAGTCTATTAATGAAGTACTGACTAGTATGGAGCCATTCTCCAATAATTATTTATCAGAAAAACTATCTGAAGAGGTTAAGGTGCTTATCCAACCTAATAGTTTAAAAGTAGATTTCAATCATATCGAGTTACCCGAATTAAACGATGACATGGTTCGTTTGGTCATGCTTAACGTATCACAGAGTGTGGCTTTAGATCGTTACTCTGAGATCACGTATGATCTTTTGGAACAAACTAATAAGCATACGTTGTATTTAGAACAAAAAGGGAAACTAGATATTTCTGGAAATAAGCTAAAACGATTTATAGGTCGAACTTTGAATATTAAAAACCGAATTTCAGAAAATCTATACATCTTTGATTCGCCTGATAGTACATGGGAAAACGAACAATTAAATCAGCTTAATCAAGATTTAAAACAGACGTTTGACTTAAAAGATAGATACCGATTAATACACGATAGAATAGAAATTATAAAAGAAAACCTTGAGCTTTTTAAAGATATAATGGACCATAAGGAAAGCAGTAGGCTGGAGTGGATCATTATTATTTTAATTGTAATTGAGGTTTTTGATATGTTTCTTACCAAGCTAATGTAG